The Halomonas denitrificans genome window below encodes:
- a CDS encoding 1-(5-phosphoribosyl)-5-((5-phosphoribosylamino)methylideneamino)imidazole-4-carboxamide isomerase, which yields MIVIPALDLRDGGVVRLQQGDYDRETRYALSPVGQARAYRDAGARLLHLVDLDAALEGGAGNLAVITEITGALDIPVQAGGGVRSEDDLARRLDAGIDRVVLGSLCVREPERVVEWIDRYGADRIVAGLDVRPTDDGRWIPQAAGWTEAGETDLFTLLEQLCVGGLVHLLCTDITRDGMLAGPSTELYADLADRYPDLRIQASGGVGDPTHLEAAAATGVAGCIVGRALLEGRVPLDLLAGPLTGTAS from the coding sequence ATGATCGTCATCCCCGCACTCGACCTGCGCGACGGCGGCGTGGTCCGCCTGCAGCAGGGCGACTACGACCGGGAAACCCGCTACGCGCTCTCTCCGGTCGGCCAGGCCCGCGCCTATCGGGACGCCGGAGCGAGACTGCTGCATCTCGTCGACCTGGACGCGGCCCTCGAAGGGGGCGCGGGCAACCTGGCCGTGATCACCGAAATCACCGGAGCCCTGGATATCCCGGTCCAGGCCGGCGGCGGCGTACGCAGCGAAGACGACCTGGCGCGCCGGCTCGACGCCGGCATCGACCGGGTCGTGCTCGGCAGCCTCTGCGTGCGCGAACCCGAACGCGTCGTCGAGTGGATCGATCGCTACGGCGCCGATCGAATCGTTGCCGGCCTCGACGTCCGACCCACCGACGACGGACGGTGGATTCCCCAGGCGGCCGGCTGGACCGAAGCCGGCGAAACGGACCTGTTCACGTTGCTGGAGCAGCTGTGCGTGGGCGGCCTGGTCCACCTGCTGTGCACCGACATCACCCGCGACGGGATGCTTGCCGGCCCGAGCACCGAGCTGTATGCGGACCTCGCCGACCGCTATCCGGACCTCCGCATCCAGGCCTCCGGCGGCGTCGGCGACCCGACCCACCTCGAGGCTGCCGCGGCCACCGGCGTGGCCGGCTGCATCGTCGGCCGGGCCCTGCTCGAAGGCCGCGTGCCGCTGGACCTGCTGGCCGGTCCGCTGACGGGGACAGCTTCGTGA
- a CDS encoding trp operon repressor: MKQLDEQHLKANRAARNSLAEAFNAMRTPDEVRSLLRDLTTPAELEALVDRWRVVQLLDAGLPYREIHERTGVSVTTIGRVARFLEMGHGGYRLALNRLQGEDAPAPSSPGDPNA; the protein is encoded by the coding sequence ATGAAACAACTCGACGAACAGCACCTGAAGGCCAACCGCGCCGCCCGGAACAGCCTGGCCGAAGCATTCAATGCGATGCGGACGCCGGACGAGGTCCGCTCGCTGCTGCGCGATCTGACCACGCCCGCCGAGCTCGAAGCCCTGGTCGACCGCTGGCGCGTCGTCCAGCTCCTCGACGCGGGCCTTCCGTATCGGGAGATCCACGAGCGAACCGGCGTCAGCGTCACCACCATCGGTCGGGTCGCCCGCTTCCTCGAAATGGGCCACGGTGGCTACCGGTTGGCCCTGAACCGCCTGCAGGGCGAAGACGCCCCCGCCCCGTCCTCGCCGGGAGACCCGAACGCATGA
- the hisF gene encoding imidazole glycerol phosphate synthase subunit HisF: MAVRIIPCLDVRAGRVVKGVKFRDHVDMGDILERAEAYRDQGADELVFYDITASPEGRSVEVGWVERVAEAIDIPFTVAGGIRDVARARAVLHAGADKISVNSPALARPGLVAELADAFGSQCVVIGVDSIRETIDGRTAYRLRANTGNPDAMTDPDLDTRDWVEQVQALGAGEIVLNCMDADGVRTGYDIDQLADIRRICDVPLIASGGAGAAEHFLEAFERADVDGALAATVFHSGQIPIPSLKHWLADRGVRTRR, encoded by the coding sequence GTGGCCGTGCGCATCATCCCGTGCCTGGACGTGCGTGCCGGGCGGGTCGTCAAGGGCGTGAAGTTCCGCGACCACGTCGACATGGGCGACATCCTGGAACGCGCCGAGGCCTACCGCGACCAGGGCGCCGACGAGCTGGTGTTCTACGACATCACCGCCAGCCCCGAGGGCCGGAGCGTCGAGGTGGGCTGGGTCGAACGGGTGGCCGAGGCGATCGACATCCCGTTCACCGTGGCCGGCGGCATCCGCGACGTTGCCCGGGCCCGGGCCGTGCTGCACGCCGGGGCCGACAAGATCTCGGTCAATTCGCCGGCCCTGGCCCGCCCCGGGCTGGTGGCGGAGCTGGCCGACGCCTTCGGCAGCCAGTGCGTGGTCATCGGCGTGGACTCGATCCGCGAAACCATCGACGGCCGGACCGCCTACCGGCTGCGGGCCAACACCGGCAACCCCGATGCCATGACCGACCCGGATCTCGACACGCGCGACTGGGTCGAGCAGGTCCAGGCGCTGGGTGCCGGCGAGATCGTGCTCAACTGCATGGACGCCGATGGCGTCAGAACCGGCTACGATATCGATCAATTGGCCGACATTCGGCGCATCTGCGACGTGCCGCTGATCGCCTCCGGCGGCGCCGGCGCAGCCGAGCACTTTCTCGAAGCCTTCGAGCGGGCCGATGTCGACGGCGCACTGGCGGCCACCGTGTTCCACTCGGGACAGATTCCGATCCCGTCCCTGAAGCACTGGCTGGCCGACCGCGGCGTCCGAACGCGGCGCTGA
- the hisH gene encoding imidazole glycerol phosphate synthase subunit HisH translates to MTLAVIDSGGANLGSVVQALNRIGAEAVLTSDAATIRGASRVILPGVGAAAWAMGALRDAGLVEVIRGLEQPVLGICLGLQLLFERSEEGDAECLGLIPGRVRRLAGGDGLRLPHMGWNQLDWRRDDPLSRGIDSDAWFYFVHGYAASADGPPCVASSEHGERFAAIVRHRNFAACQFHPEKSAGPGRQLLRNFLDS, encoded by the coding sequence GTGACGCTCGCGGTGATCGACTCGGGCGGGGCCAATCTCGGCTCGGTGGTCCAGGCGCTGAACCGGATCGGCGCCGAGGCCGTGCTGACCAGCGACGCGGCCACCATCCGCGGCGCATCGCGAGTCATCCTGCCCGGCGTCGGCGCGGCGGCCTGGGCGATGGGGGCCCTGCGCGACGCGGGCCTGGTCGAGGTGATCCGCGGCCTCGAGCAGCCGGTGCTGGGCATCTGCCTGGGGCTGCAGCTGCTGTTCGAGCGCTCCGAGGAAGGCGACGCCGAGTGCCTCGGCCTGATTCCCGGTCGAGTCCGCAGGCTGGCCGGCGGCGACGGTCTGCGCCTGCCGCACATGGGCTGGAACCAGCTCGACTGGCGGCGCGACGATCCGCTGTCCCGGGGCATCGACAGCGACGCGTGGTTCTATTTCGTGCACGGCTACGCGGCATCCGCCGACGGGCCGCCCTGCGTGGCGTCGAGCGAGCACGGCGAACGCTTCGCGGCCATCGTTCGCCACCGGAACTTCGCGGCCTGTCAGTTCCATCCCGAGAAGTCCGCCGGACCGGGCCGCCAGTTGCTGAGGAATTTTCTCGACTCATGA
- a CDS encoding bifunctional phosphoribosyl-AMP cyclohydrolase/phosphoribosyl-ATP diphosphatase HisIE translates to MNIDPADSATPDWDKGDGLLPAIVQDADSGRVLMLGYMNDEALAASRDSGRVTFFSRSKQRLWTKGETSGNALDLVDVRLDCDRDTLLVRARPHGPTCHTGTATCFGDECLPPLAFLGELERVIASRVGADPASSYTARLLDRGVKRCAQKVGEEGVEVALAATAGDREELVEESADLLYHLQVVLAASGVGMDEVLATLEARHRG, encoded by the coding sequence ATGAACATCGACCCCGCCGATTCCGCGACCCCGGACTGGGACAAGGGCGACGGCCTGCTGCCCGCGATCGTGCAGGACGCCGACTCCGGTCGCGTCCTGATGCTCGGGTACATGAATGACGAGGCGCTGGCGGCGAGTCGCGATTCAGGCCGCGTGACCTTCTTCTCGCGCAGCAAGCAGCGGCTCTGGACCAAGGGCGAGACCTCGGGCAACGCGCTGGACCTGGTCGACGTCCGGCTGGACTGCGACCGCGACACGCTGCTGGTCCGGGCCCGGCCGCACGGCCCGACCTGCCACACGGGAACCGCGACCTGCTTCGGCGACGAATGCCTTCCGCCGCTGGCGTTCCTGGGCGAACTCGAGCGCGTGATCGCTTCCCGGGTGGGGGCCGATCCGGCGTCGAGCTATACCGCGCGACTGCTCGATCGCGGGGTCAAGCGATGCGCCCAGAAGGTCGGCGAGGAGGGGGTCGAGGTCGCGCTCGCCGCGACCGCGGGCGACCGCGAGGAGCTCGTCGAGGAAAGCGCCGACCTCCTCTACCACCTGCAGGTGGTTCTGGCAGCCTCGGGCGTGGGAATGGATGAAGTGCTGGCGACCCTGGAGGCCCGCCACCGCGGCTGA
- a CDS encoding phosphatase PAP2 family protein — protein MPFANAVQRGFARIDRAEQRICLRLNGYSTRPGVRAFFAAVSRVGDGAAWYALMVVLSLTQGRYGVRAALAMGLTALVGLAIYKLLKQRLVRERPYFTHRAIRVGCAPLDRYSFPSGHTLQAVIFTLIAVAWFPALAAVLVPLALLIALSRVVLGLHYPTDVLVGAALGWGLASAALAVAPPVS, from the coding sequence ATGCCTTTCGCCAATGCCGTCCAGCGCGGCTTCGCCCGGATCGACCGGGCCGAACAGCGAATCTGCCTGCGCCTGAACGGATACTCGACCCGGCCGGGCGTCCGCGCGTTCTTCGCCGCGGTCAGCCGGGTCGGCGACGGGGCCGCCTGGTACGCGTTGATGGTCGTGCTTTCGCTGACCCAGGGCCGCTACGGAGTCCGGGCCGCGCTGGCGATGGGCCTGACCGCCCTGGTCGGGCTGGCGATCTACAAGCTGCTGAAGCAGCGCCTGGTCCGCGAGCGGCCGTACTTCACGCACCGAGCCATCCGGGTCGGCTGCGCGCCGCTGGACCGCTACAGCTTTCCGTCCGGCCACACGCTGCAAGCAGTGATCTTCACGCTGATCGCCGTGGCCTGGTTCCCGGCCCTGGCGGCCGTCCTGGTGCCGCTGGCGCTGCTGATCGCGCTGTCGCGGGTCGTGCTGGGCCTTCACTACCCGACCGACGTCCTGGTCGGGGCCGCGCTGGGCTGGGGTCTGGCATCGGCTGCGCTCGCCGTGGCCCCGCCGGTCAGCTGA
- the arsS gene encoding arsenosugar biosynthesis radical SAM protein ArsS (Some members of this family are selenoproteins.), with amino-acid sequence MRDTFPLLENTDFPPIRRRRLDTLQMNLGYLCNLACIHCHVNAGPNRTELMDRATMATALAVVDRFGIGTLDLTGGSPEMNPEFRWLVEQARHRGVRVMDRLNPTIMEEPGYDWVGPFLAEHDVEVVASLPCYSKENVDAQRGNGVFEASIAALKTLNGLGYGKGDPDRVLNLVYNPLGATLPPDQNALEFEYKRLLADEFDLHFDHLFTLANMPIKRFGAILLSKGRFEDYMTLLKNSYRRENLDAVMCRDLISVDYRGRLYDCDFNQMLGLPLGKDSSRPTLADLLDLDEPPRAIAVADHCYGCTAGQGSSCGGALT; translated from the coding sequence ATGCGCGACACCTTTCCGCTGCTCGAGAACACCGACTTTCCGCCGATCCGCCGGCGGCGCCTCGACACGCTGCAGATGAACCTGGGCTACCTGTGCAACCTGGCCTGCATCCACTGCCACGTCAACGCGGGCCCGAACCGCACGGAACTGATGGACCGGGCGACCATGGCGACCGCCCTCGCGGTCGTCGACCGGTTCGGGATCGGAACGCTGGACCTGACCGGCGGCTCGCCCGAGATGAACCCGGAGTTCCGCTGGCTGGTCGAGCAGGCGCGCCATCGCGGCGTCCGCGTCATGGACCGGTTGAATCCGACCATCATGGAAGAGCCGGGCTACGACTGGGTCGGTCCGTTCCTGGCCGAGCACGATGTCGAGGTCGTGGCCTCTCTACCGTGCTATTCGAAGGAGAACGTCGATGCGCAGCGCGGCAACGGCGTGTTCGAGGCCTCGATCGCTGCGCTCAAGACGCTCAATGGTCTGGGCTACGGCAAGGGCGATCCGGACCGCGTCCTGAATCTCGTGTACAACCCGCTGGGCGCCACCCTGCCGCCGGACCAGAACGCGCTCGAGTTCGAGTACAAGCGGCTGCTCGCGGACGAGTTCGATCTGCACTTCGACCACCTGTTCACGCTGGCGAACATGCCGATCAAGCGCTTCGGCGCGATCCTGCTCTCCAAGGGCCGCTTCGAGGACTACATGACGCTGCTGAAGAACAGCTATCGGCGCGAGAACCTGGACGCCGTGATGTGCCGGGACCTGATCAGCGTCGACTACCGCGGCCGCCTGTACGACTGCGACTTCAACCAGATGCTCGGCCTGCCGCTCGGCAAGGACAGCAGTCGCCCGACGCTGGCCGACCTCCTCGATCTCGACGAACCGCCGCGCGCGATCGCCGTGGCCGACCACTGCTACGGCTGCACCGCCGGCCAGGGGTCGAGCTGCGGGGGTGCACTGACCTGA
- the hisC gene encoding histidinol-phosphate transaminase: MTTDFDALARPEIRALTPYASARALADSAGILLNANENPFPSPGDPGQGLNRYPEPQPPVLRRRLAEMYEVDEDRLLITRGSDEGIDLLIRVFCAPGDPVLVMPPCFGMYALSAQVQGATVVEAPLVEQEGDFEPPADLVERAAGCKIAFLCSPNNPTGNTLTPELVDSVCRAMDGRGLVVVDEAYVEFQAAPSFTRRMRRHGNLVVLRTLSKAHSLAGCRLGSVIADPAVIGLLRRIIAPYPLPTPTVNTALSALTPDALAAQAKSLATLADEKQRLVESLRKTDWISAMWPGEANFVLVRVPDAAALIEAAADAGIRLRNQSAQPGLDNCVRISVGAPAENDALIEFLGRWRPANQRTETPP, translated from the coding sequence ATGACCACGGACTTCGACGCCTTGGCCCGCCCCGAGATCCGTGCGCTGACCCCGTATGCGTCGGCGAGGGCGCTGGCCGATTCGGCGGGCATCCTGCTGAACGCGAACGAGAACCCGTTTCCCTCACCGGGCGACCCGGGCCAGGGGTTGAACCGCTACCCGGAGCCGCAGCCGCCGGTCCTGCGCCGTCGCCTGGCCGAGATGTACGAAGTCGACGAGGACCGCCTGCTGATCACGCGCGGCAGCGACGAGGGCATCGACCTGCTGATCCGCGTCTTCTGTGCACCCGGCGATCCGGTGTTGGTCATGCCGCCGTGCTTCGGCATGTACGCGCTTTCGGCGCAGGTCCAGGGCGCGACGGTGGTCGAGGCGCCGCTGGTCGAGCAGGAGGGAGACTTCGAGCCCCCCGCTGACCTGGTCGAGCGGGCCGCTGGCTGCAAGATCGCCTTCCTGTGTTCGCCGAACAATCCCACGGGGAACACCCTGACTCCCGAACTCGTCGATTCGGTCTGCCGGGCGATGGACGGGCGCGGCCTGGTCGTGGTCGACGAGGCCTACGTCGAGTTCCAGGCAGCGCCGTCCTTCACCCGGCGAATGCGCCGGCACGGCAACCTCGTCGTGCTGCGCACCCTGTCCAAGGCCCATTCGCTGGCCGGCTGCCGCCTGGGTTCGGTCATCGCGGACCCGGCCGTCATCGGCCTGCTGCGCCGCATCATCGCGCCGTACCCGCTGCCCACGCCGACAGTGAATACGGCGCTTTCCGCGCTGACACCGGATGCACTGGCCGCGCAGGCGAAGTCGCTGGCGACGCTGGCCGACGAAAAGCAGCGGCTGGTCGAGTCCCTGCGCAAGACGGACTGGATCTCCGCCATGTGGCCGGGCGAGGCCAACTTCGTGCTCGTTCGCGTGCCCGACGCCGCGGCCCTGATCGAGGCCGCGGCCGACGCCGGCATCCGGTTGCGCAACCAGTCGGCCCAGCCGGGCCTGGACAACTGTGTCCGGATCAGCGTTGGCGCGCCGGCCGAAAACGATGCCCTGATCGAATTCCTGGGCCGCTGGCGCCCGGCAAATCAACGGACGGAAACGCCACCATGA
- the hisD gene encoding histidinol dehydrogenase: MRIVDWTTLDAGERADLLRRPRLETDAELTRAVADIIGEVRAGGDAALQNCTRRFDGVESVELWQPVESRAPLDPELEAAIDRAIETVHAFHAAGRPSDYAIETAPGVRCAMRYVPLSPVGLYVPAGSAPLPSTAIMLLVPARLAGCRRIVLSTPPNLEGRADDAVLAVAARLGLDKVLVAGGAQAIAAMAYGTESVPACAKLYGPGNRFVAEAKRQVALDVDGAAQDLPAGPSEVMVLADASANPDWVALDLLSQAEHGPDSQVLLVTDSAALANAVPDAVAQRLETLPRAEVTRKALEHAAIIVVEDMNAAIEVSELYAPEHLIIATGDADAQAARITTAGSVFVGHHTPESLGDYISGTNHTLPTGGWARTHSGLGVADFLRRMTVQTASPEGLRTLGPPGARLAAHERLDAHRLAITVRLDALQPDARERDA, translated from the coding sequence ATGAGAATCGTCGACTGGACCACGCTGGACGCGGGCGAGCGCGCGGACCTGCTGCGACGGCCGCGGCTGGAGACCGATGCCGAGCTGACCCGCGCCGTCGCGGACATCATCGGCGAGGTCCGGGCCGGCGGTGACGCGGCGCTCCAGAACTGCACGCGCCGCTTCGACGGGGTCGAATCCGTCGAGCTCTGGCAGCCGGTGGAATCGCGGGCGCCGCTCGACCCGGAGCTCGAGGCGGCGATCGACCGGGCCATCGAGACCGTGCATGCGTTCCATGCCGCAGGCCGGCCGTCCGATTACGCGATCGAGACCGCGCCGGGCGTTCGATGCGCAATGCGCTACGTGCCGTTGAGTCCGGTCGGCCTGTACGTTCCGGCCGGCTCCGCGCCGCTGCCGTCGACGGCCATCATGCTGCTGGTCCCTGCGCGGCTCGCCGGCTGCCGCCGGATCGTCCTGAGCACGCCGCCGAACCTCGAGGGGCGGGCCGACGACGCAGTGCTGGCGGTGGCGGCCAGGCTCGGGCTGGACAAGGTGCTGGTGGCCGGAGGCGCACAGGCGATCGCCGCGATGGCCTACGGGACCGAATCCGTGCCGGCCTGCGCCAAGCTCTACGGCCCCGGCAACCGCTTCGTCGCCGAGGCCAAGCGCCAGGTCGCGCTCGACGTCGACGGCGCGGCCCAGGACCTGCCGGCCGGCCCCTCGGAAGTCATGGTGCTGGCCGACGCGAGCGCGAACCCGGACTGGGTCGCGCTGGACCTGCTCAGCCAGGCCGAGCACGGTCCGGATTCGCAGGTCCTGCTGGTCACCGACAGCGCCGCGCTGGCTAACGCCGTGCCCGACGCCGTCGCGCAGCGCCTGGAAACGCTCCCGCGCGCCGAAGTGACGCGAAAAGCCCTCGAACATGCAGCGATCATCGTCGTAGAGGACATGAACGCCGCGATCGAGGTCAGCGAGCTCTACGCCCCGGAACACCTGATCATCGCGACCGGGGACGCCGATGCGCAGGCGGCGCGGATCACCACGGCCGGATCGGTGTTCGTCGGCCACCACACGCCGGAATCGCTCGGCGACTACATCTCGGGCACCAACCACACGCTGCCGACCGGCGGCTGGGCGCGCACGCACAGCGGCCTGGGGGTGGCCGATTTCCTGCGCCGGATGACGGTCCAGACGGCCAGCCCCGAGGGCCTGCGCACGCTGGGCCCGCCCGGCGCGCGCCTGGCGGCGCACGAGCGGCTCGATGCGCACCGGTTAGCGATCACGGTGCGGCTCGACGCCCTGCAGCCGGACGCTCGGGAGCGCGACGCATGA
- the hisB gene encoding bifunctional histidinol-phosphatase/imidazoleglycerol-phosphate dehydratase HisB — MSTRKILFIDRDGCLIEEPADEQIDSYEKFRLMTGVIPALLKLKADGYRFVMVSNQDGLGTDAFPEADFRGPHELLLQILSSQGIDFDAIHIDRSFPDDFAPTRKPGVGMLLDYLRDPDLDRRRSAVIGDRETDLQLAENMGIAGFRVGPGGKSWAEIATALIDAPRVATSERRTNETAIRVAVDLDATGPVENRTGIGFFDHMLDQLAAHGGFSLKLACDGDLHIDEHHTVEDCALALGQALDEALGDRHGIGRYGFTLPMDESLASAAIDLSGRPAFVLDGAFPRESVGGLHTEMVQHFFQSLAQALRCAIHLKITGENTHHMVEGCFKAVGRALRPALARGQGGMPSTKGML, encoded by the coding sequence ATGAGTACCCGGAAGATCCTGTTCATCGACCGCGACGGCTGCCTCATCGAAGAGCCGGCCGACGAGCAGATCGACAGCTATGAGAAGTTCCGGCTGATGACGGGGGTGATCCCCGCGCTGCTGAAGCTCAAGGCCGACGGCTATCGCTTCGTGATGGTCAGCAACCAGGACGGCCTGGGCACCGACGCGTTTCCGGAAGCCGACTTCCGTGGCCCGCACGAACTGCTGCTCCAGATTCTGAGTTCGCAGGGAATCGACTTCGACGCGATCCACATCGACCGCTCCTTCCCGGACGACTTCGCACCGACCCGCAAGCCCGGCGTCGGCATGCTGCTGGACTACCTGCGCGACCCGGACCTGGACCGCCGTCGCTCGGCGGTGATCGGCGACCGCGAGACCGACCTCCAGCTGGCCGAGAACATGGGCATCGCGGGCTTTCGCGTCGGCCCGGGCGGAAAATCCTGGGCGGAGATCGCAACCGCCCTGATCGACGCGCCGCGCGTCGCCACGTCCGAGCGCCGGACCAACGAGACCGCGATCCGCGTGGCCGTCGACCTCGACGCCACGGGGCCGGTCGAGAATCGCACCGGCATCGGCTTCTTCGACCACATGCTCGACCAGCTGGCCGCCCACGGCGGCTTCTCGCTGAAGCTGGCTTGCGACGGCGATCTGCACATCGACGAACACCACACGGTCGAGGACTGCGCGCTGGCCTTGGGCCAGGCCCTCGACGAAGCGCTCGGCGACCGGCACGGCATCGGCCGCTACGGCTTCACGTTGCCGATGGACGAATCGCTGGCCAGCGCGGCGATCGACCTGTCCGGACGGCCGGCCTTCGTCCTCGACGGCGCGTTTCCGCGCGAGTCGGTCGGCGGCCTGCACACGGAAATGGTCCAGCACTTCTTCCAGTCGCTGGCCCAGGCGCTGCGCTGCGCGATCCACCTGAAGATCACCGGGGAGAACACGCACCACATGGTCGAAGGCTGCTTCAAGGCCGTCGGCCGCGCCCTGCGCCCGGCGCTGGCCCGCGGCCAGGGCGGCATGCCCTCGACCAAGGGCATGCTCTGA
- the hisG gene encoding ATP phosphoribosyltransferase — MNTERRLKIAIQKSGRLSESSLKLLERAGLHFARSKDKLFWYGRNLPVDLLLVRDDDIPRLLLEGVCELGIVGENVAAEKELEAAQRRPGAALDTLAPLEFGHCRLMLALPEDQDYTGPKQLEGRRIATSYPQLTARWLQENGVSADIVTLNGAVEIAPSLGTAEAIVDLVSTGTTLRANHLKAVATVLESQAALYRGASTLDNEQQALLDKLVQRIQGVQTARETKYVMLHAPRERIDRISEVLPGAETPTILPLEGQPGRVAIHALCTEQVFWEHLEELKQAGASAILVLPVEKMLA, encoded by the coding sequence ATGAACACCGAACGCCGCCTCAAGATCGCGATCCAGAAGTCCGGGCGTCTGTCCGAGTCCTCGCTGAAGCTGCTCGAACGCGCCGGCCTGCACTTCGCGCGCAGCAAGGACAAGCTGTTCTGGTACGGACGCAACCTGCCGGTCGACCTGCTGCTGGTGCGCGACGACGACATTCCCCGGCTGCTGCTCGAGGGGGTCTGTGAACTCGGCATCGTCGGAGAGAACGTCGCCGCCGAGAAGGAGCTCGAGGCCGCGCAGCGCAGGCCCGGCGCCGCCCTGGACACGCTGGCACCGCTCGAGTTCGGCCACTGCCGCTTGATGCTGGCGCTGCCGGAAGACCAGGACTACACCGGCCCGAAGCAGCTCGAAGGCCGCAGGATCGCAACGAGTTATCCGCAGTTGACGGCACGATGGCTGCAGGAAAACGGCGTTTCCGCGGACATCGTGACGCTCAACGGGGCCGTCGAGATCGCGCCCAGTCTCGGCACCGCCGAGGCGATCGTCGATCTGGTGTCGACCGGCACCACGCTGCGCGCCAACCACCTGAAGGCCGTGGCGACGGTGCTCGAAAGCCAGGCCGCGCTCTACCGCGGCGCATCGACGCTGGACAACGAACAGCAGGCCCTGCTCGACAAGCTGGTCCAGCGCATCCAGGGGGTGCAGACCGCGCGCGAAACCAAGTACGTGATGCTGCACGCCCCGCGCGAGCGCATCGACCGGATCTCGGAGGTCCTGCCCGGCGCCGAAACCCCGACGATCCTGCCACTGGAAGGCCAGCCCGGCCGCGTCGCGATCCACGCCCTGTGCACCGAGCAGGTGTTCTGGGAGCACCTGGAAGAACTCAAGCAGGCCGGCGCCTCGGCCATCCTGGTGCTGCCGGTCGAGAAGATGCTCGCATGA